From a region of the Candidatus Methylomirabilis lanthanidiphila genome:
- a CDS encoding SAM-dependent methyltransferase: MPKKHRNPFAKLIDQATAGKADARQSLARELGVSKSSLGRWYAGLSRPRPEFEGRLRVVAERAHHLYGSQSSLFEWPDGSRDERLRRAVAATCRKLREAFHRRGRLSSRQEALDELAKLLFAHVMSATHAGPGIGRYIAYSSARVAEGLRKFVAQQFQAFAPVSLSHEMKPSDFELRLRGDENELALDLIGCFDPLREPDVLQCVRGLESIDVLNDAFGQFIADSFVQEKELGQYLTPNEVVRFMVRVGVGSLSDEMRQSLLDPDAVASAGVILDPSCGVGTFLTEALKVLYSECRRVRGVEAARELVAKALESNVVGIDKSERMLRLALTNLAMFGAAKVNLHLANSLARTGADGELMASLESKATLILTNPPFGARFDGTQLLKYQIATEWISKRARALDSELLFLERYLDWLAPGGHLVAIVPDSILTNKGVFEDMRRALFERAEIRSIVSLPAVTFGMAGTTTKMSVLHLTKRLRASRSACNVFFAVCESVGYEVQTRGATRIKVSRGKNQLPEIFEAREGQRTLPFTRVGCLDFTAARWDAVFNAGLSTAVRRRIDGDNGGMVRVRDVADLCGERFNPARLGADRSFPYIEISDVDGESYSVRAKQVPCSEAPSRARKRVQAGDVLVSTVRPERRTIGVVPRELDGAICSTGFAVLRCRDEIRPLVLAHLLRHSFATEQIVKENSGIAYPAVEESRVLDVVLPIDRAGLRTTTAATGRFEKARRALREAEEAFARGVGEAVNRWMEGAS, from the coding sequence CTCATCACCTATACGGGTCCCAATCGAGTCTGTTTGAATGGCCCGATGGGTCTCGCGACGAGCGACTACGTCGTGCGGTGGCAGCAACGTGCCGAAAGCTCCGCGAGGCTTTTCATCGACGAGGGAGGCTGTCGTCGCGCCAAGAGGCGCTTGACGAACTAGCAAAGCTGCTGTTCGCGCACGTCATGTCCGCTACGCACGCGGGCCCAGGAATAGGGCGATACATCGCGTACTCGTCGGCGCGAGTGGCGGAGGGCCTGCGCAAGTTCGTTGCCCAACAGTTTCAGGCCTTCGCGCCTGTTTCCCTTTCCCACGAGATGAAGCCCAGCGACTTCGAACTCCGACTGCGGGGCGACGAAAACGAACTAGCCCTGGATTTGATCGGCTGCTTCGATCCTCTACGGGAGCCGGATGTTCTTCAATGTGTTCGAGGTCTCGAGAGTATTGATGTTCTGAATGATGCGTTCGGGCAGTTCATCGCAGATTCCTTCGTCCAGGAGAAGGAGTTAGGACAGTACCTGACCCCCAACGAAGTAGTCCGTTTCATGGTACGGGTCGGGGTCGGTTCCCTCTCGGACGAGATGCGACAGTCACTGCTGGACCCCGACGCCGTAGCAAGCGCTGGCGTCATCCTGGACCCGTCCTGCGGAGTCGGGACCTTCCTCACGGAAGCTCTAAAGGTGTTGTACTCCGAGTGCCGGAGGGTGCGGGGAGTTGAGGCTGCGCGCGAGCTAGTAGCTAAGGCTTTAGAGAGTAACGTGGTTGGGATCGATAAGAGTGAGAGAATGTTGCGCCTTGCCCTCACCAACCTTGCCATGTTTGGTGCCGCGAAAGTCAACTTGCATCTGGCAAATAGTCTTGCACGAACGGGCGCAGACGGAGAACTTATGGCGTCGTTGGAAAGTAAAGCGACGCTCATCCTTACGAATCCGCCTTTCGGAGCTCGCTTCGATGGGACACAGTTGCTCAAGTACCAAATTGCGACGGAGTGGATATCGAAGCGGGCACGTGCGCTCGATTCCGAGTTGCTTTTCCTCGAGAGATACCTTGATTGGCTGGCACCCGGTGGCCATCTCGTCGCGATTGTGCCGGACTCGATCCTGACGAACAAGGGGGTTTTCGAAGACATGCGACGGGCACTGTTCGAGCGTGCGGAGATTCGAAGCATCGTCTCGCTGCCAGCGGTGACATTTGGCATGGCGGGTACGACGACGAAGATGTCGGTCCTGCATCTGACGAAGCGACTGAGAGCCAGTCGGTCGGCGTGCAATGTGTTTTTTGCAGTTTGTGAGAGCGTAGGCTACGAGGTGCAAACACGAGGGGCGACGCGGATCAAGGTGTCGAGGGGAAAGAACCAGTTGCCGGAGATCTTCGAAGCGCGGGAGGGACAGCGCACACTGCCTTTTACGCGCGTGGGCTGCCTTGATTTCACGGCTGCCAGGTGGGATGCGGTATTCAACGCGGGTTTGTCGACCGCCGTTCGACGGCGGATTGACGGGGACAATGGAGGTATGGTTCGAGTCCGTGACGTGGCGGACTTATGTGGCGAACGGTTTAATCCCGCACGCCTCGGCGCAGATCGTTCGTTTCCTTACATCGAAATATCAGATGTCGACGGAGAGAGCTACTCGGTTAGAGCCAAGCAGGTGCCGTGTTCTGAAGCCCCCTCGCGGGCTCGGAAGCGAGTACAGGCAGGGGATGTATTGGTCTCGACTGTTCGGCCAGAGCGACGGACCATCGGAGTCGTACCGCGCGAGTTAGACGGGGCGATCTGCTCCACTGGTTTTGCGGTCCTGCGGTGCCGAGATGAAATCCGGCCGCTAGTGCTGGCCCATCTGCTGCGTCATAGCTTCGCGACAGAACAGATTGTCAAGGAGAACTCCGGCATCGCCTATCCTGCAGTGGAGGAGAGCCGAGTCCTGGACGTCGTCCTGCCAATCGACCGTGCTGGCTTGCGGACCACAACGGCCGCTACGGGGCGATTCGAAAAGGCAAGAAGGGCTCTCCGTGAAGCAGAAGAAGCATTTGCCAGAGGCGTTGGGGAGGCGGTGAACAGGTGGATGGAGGGCGCTAGTTAA